In Magnetospirillum sp. XM-1, a single window of DNA contains:
- a CDS encoding YebC/PmpR family DNA-binding transcriptional regulator, whose translation MAGHSQFKNIMHRKGAQDAKRAKVFTKLIRELTVSAKTGMPDPAMNPRLRAAIMAARAANMPKDTMERAIKRGAGGDDGTNYEEVRYEGYGPGSVAIIVEGLTDNRNRTATEVRTAFNKNGGALGETNSVSFMFDRVGAIRYPASAAGAEAMFEGALDAGADNVESDEDGHEITCAPDDLGTVRDALEAKFGTPEYARLDWKPQTTVPVADEETARTLLKLLDILEDNDDVQRVQANFEIPDEIMEKLG comes from the coding sequence ATGGCCGGGCATTCACAGTTCAAGAACATCATGCACCGCAAGGGCGCGCAGGACGCCAAGCGGGCCAAGGTCTTCACCAAGCTGATCCGCGAGTTGACGGTTTCGGCCAAGACCGGCATGCCGGACCCGGCCATGAATCCGCGCCTGCGGGCCGCCATCATGGCGGCGCGGGCCGCCAACATGCCCAAGGACACCATGGAGCGCGCCATCAAGCGCGGCGCCGGCGGCGACGACGGCACCAATTACGAGGAAGTGCGCTATGAAGGCTATGGCCCCGGCTCGGTGGCCATCATCGTCGAGGGACTGACCGACAACCGCAACCGCACCGCAACCGAGGTGCGCACCGCCTTCAACAAGAACGGCGGCGCGCTGGGCGAGACCAATTCGGTGTCGTTCATGTTCGACCGGGTCGGCGCCATCCGCTATCCGGCGTCGGCCGCCGGCGCCGAGGCCATGTTCGAAGGCGCGCTGGACGCCGGTGCCGACAACGTGGAATCCGACGAGGACGGCCACGAGATCACCTGCGCCCCCGACGATCTGGGCACGGTGCGCGACGCGCTGGAGGCCAAGTTCGGCACGCCGGAATACGCCCGCCTGGACTGGAAGCCGCAGACCACCGTGCCGGTCGCCGACGAGGAAACCGCCCGTACGCTCTTGAAGCTTCTGGACATCCTGGAAGACAACGACGACGTCCAGCGCGTCCAGGCCAATTTCGAGATTCCCGACGAGATCATGGAAAAGCTTGGCTGA
- a CDS encoding TIGR00282 family metallophosphoesterase has product MRLLYMGDVVGRSGRDAIAGRMAEIKSRLSPDFIVVNGENAAHGFGITPKICEDFFAMGVNVVTLGNHTWDQREIIPYLDGESRVLRPLNYPAGTPGHGVGTYAGPRGRKVMVVQVMGRLFMDALDDPFAALESVLAKARMGAGGVDAIIVDVHAEASSEKMALGHLSDGRASLVVGSHSHVPTADCQVLVKGTAYQTDAGMCGDYDSVIGMKKEAAIFKFVRKIPGERLSPAEGPGTLCGVMVETDDRTGLALRAAPLRLGGRLAECWPDW; this is encoded by the coding sequence ATGAGACTTCTGTACATGGGCGACGTGGTCGGGCGCTCGGGGCGAGACGCCATCGCCGGGCGCATGGCCGAGATCAAGAGCCGCCTGTCTCCGGATTTCATCGTCGTGAACGGCGAGAACGCCGCCCACGGCTTCGGCATCACGCCCAAGATCTGCGAGGATTTCTTCGCCATGGGGGTGAACGTGGTGACGCTGGGCAACCACACCTGGGACCAGCGCGAGATCATTCCCTATCTGGACGGCGAATCGCGTGTGCTGCGCCCGCTGAACTACCCCGCCGGCACGCCGGGGCACGGGGTCGGCACCTATGCCGGCCCGCGCGGGCGCAAGGTGATGGTGGTCCAGGTCATGGGCCGGCTGTTCATGGACGCGCTGGACGATCCCTTCGCCGCGCTGGAATCGGTGCTGGCCAAGGCCCGCATGGGAGCCGGCGGCGTCGACGCCATCATCGTCGACGTCCATGCCGAGGCCTCCAGCGAGAAGATGGCGCTGGGCCACCTGTCGGACGGCCGCGCCAGCCTGGTGGTGGGCAGCCATTCCCACGTTCCCACCGCCGATTGTCAGGTTCTGGTCAAGGGAACCGCCTATCAAACCGACGCCGGCATGTGCGGCGACTACGATTCGGTGATCGGCATGAAGAAGGAAGCCGCCATCTTCAAGTTCGTGCGCAAGATTCCCGGCGAGCGCCTGTCGCCCGCCGAGGGGCCGGGAACCCTGTGCGGCGTGATGGTGGAGACCGACGACCGCACCGGGCTGGCGCTGCGCGCCGCGCCGCTGCGCCTGGGTGGGCGGCTGGCCGAGTGCTGGCCCGATTGGTGA
- a CDS encoding electron transfer flavoprotein subunit beta/FixA family protein has protein sequence MKVLVAIKRVIDYNVKIRVKSDGSGVETQNVKFSMNPFDEIAVEEAVRLKEAGKATEVVVVSVGPAAASETLRTALAMGADRGILVQTDDEVQPLGVAKVLKALVDKEAPGLIILGKQAIDDDSNQVGQMLAALLGRPQGTFASKVEIVGESITVTREIDGGLETVSLKLPAVVTTDLRLNEPRYASLPNIMKAKKKPIDTVSPADLGVDVAPRLVTLSVAEPPKRSAGIKVADVAALVDKLKNEAKVI, from the coding sequence ATGAAGGTGTTGGTCGCGATCAAGCGGGTGATCGACTACAACGTGAAGATCCGGGTGAAGTCGGATGGTTCGGGTGTCGAGACCCAGAACGTCAAGTTCTCCATGAATCCGTTCGACGAGATCGCGGTCGAGGAAGCCGTGCGCCTCAAGGAAGCCGGCAAGGCGACCGAGGTGGTGGTGGTGTCCGTCGGCCCGGCGGCGGCGTCGGAGACGCTGCGCACCGCGCTGGCCATGGGCGCCGACCGGGGCATCCTGGTCCAGACCGATGACGAGGTTCAGCCCCTGGGCGTCGCCAAGGTCCTGAAGGCCCTGGTGGACAAGGAGGCCCCCGGCCTGATCATCCTGGGCAAGCAGGCCATCGACGACGACAGCAATCAGGTGGGCCAGATGCTGGCCGCGCTCTTGGGCCGCCCCCAGGGCACCTTCGCCAGCAAGGTGGAGATCGTGGGCGAGTCCATCACGGTGACCCGCGAGATCGACGGCGGCCTGGAGACGGTGAGCCTGAAGCTGCCGGCGGTGGTGACCACCGACCTGCGCCTCAACGAGCCGCGCTACGCTTCGCTGCCCAACATCATGAAGGCCAAGAAGAAGCCCATCGACACGGTTTCCCCGGCCGACCTGGGCGTCGACGTGGCGCCCCGGCTGGTGACCCTTTCGGTGGCCGAGCCGCCCAAGCGCTCCGCCGGCATCAAGGTGGCCGACGTGGCCGCCCTGGTGGACAAGCTCAAGAACGAAGCCAAGGTGATCTGA
- the ruvB gene encoding Holliday junction branch migration DNA helicase RuvB, giving the protein MTPRMVSPEQNLADAETSLRPLSLDDFVGQRQVCENLKVFIHAARGRGDALDHVLFHGPPGLGKTTLAQIVARELGVGFRATSGPVIQRAGDLAALLTNLEPNDVLFIDEIHRLNPAIEEVLYPAMEDFQLDLIIGEGPAARSVRIDLPRFTLVGATTRSGLLTTPLRERFGIPCRMNFYEPAELESIVSRGARVLGFDLTADGSAEVARRSRGTPRVAGRLLRRVRDFAAVAGKSPVDAAIADAALNRLEVDRIGLDAMDRRYLRCIAENYGGGPVGVETLAAALSESRDTLEEVVEPYLLQQGMIQRTPRGRMLSASGFKHIGINPPKDLLVQLDLLTRMDEEGE; this is encoded by the coding sequence ATGACGCCGCGCATGGTCTCGCCCGAGCAGAACCTCGCCGATGCCGAGACCTCGCTCCGGCCGCTGTCGCTCGACGATTTTGTCGGCCAGCGGCAGGTGTGCGAGAACCTGAAGGTGTTCATCCATGCCGCCCGCGGCCGTGGCGACGCGCTCGACCACGTGCTGTTCCACGGCCCGCCCGGCCTGGGCAAGACCACGCTGGCCCAGATCGTGGCGCGTGAACTGGGGGTGGGCTTTCGCGCCACCTCCGGTCCGGTGATCCAGCGGGCTGGCGACCTGGCGGCGCTGCTGACCAATCTGGAACCCAACGACGTCCTGTTCATCGACGAGATCCATCGCCTTAATCCTGCCATAGAGGAGGTTCTCTATCCTGCGATGGAGGACTTTCAGTTGGATCTGATCATCGGTGAAGGGCCGGCGGCCCGCTCTGTCCGCATCGATCTGCCCCGCTTCACCCTGGTGGGGGCGACCACCCGCTCGGGCCTGTTGACCACGCCGCTGCGCGAGCGTTTCGGCATTCCGTGCCGCATGAATTTCTACGAGCCGGCTGAACTGGAATCCATCGTGTCGCGCGGCGCCCGCGTGCTGGGCTTCGATTTGACCGCCGACGGCTCGGCCGAGGTGGCGCGCCGGTCCAGGGGCACGCCCCGCGTGGCGGGACGGCTGTTGCGCCGGGTGCGCGATTTCGCCGCCGTGGCCGGCAAGTCGCCGGTGGACGCCGCCATCGCCGACGCGGCGCTGAACCGTCTGGAAGTGGACCGCATCGGCCTGGACGCCATGGACCGCCGCTATCTCCGCTGCATCGCCGAGAATTACGGCGGCGGGCCGGTGGGTGTGGAAACCCTGGCCGCGGCGCTCTCGGAAAGCCGCGATACCCTGGAAGAGGTGGTCGAACCCTATCTGCTGCAGCAGGGCATGATCCAGCGCACGCCCAGGGGCCGCATGCTGTCGGCTTCGGGCTTCAAGCATATCGGCATCAATCCGCCCAAGGACCTCTTGGTGCAGCTGGATCTTCTGACCCGCATGGATGAGGAGGGGGAATGA
- the ybgC gene encoding tol-pal system-associated acyl-CoA thioesterase yields MSVHSFPIRVYYEDTDAGGIVYHSNYLNFAERARTELVRELGVSQRKMLEDGEGTAFAVRSANMDFRRPAKLDDLLSVQTEVTSIGGASIELEQRIIRAEDGTELVRIGVRLGYITLSGKPARIPAPVRELFAKRISERR; encoded by the coding sequence ATGAGCGTTCATAGTTTCCCCATCCGCGTCTATTACGAGGACACCGATGCCGGCGGCATCGTCTACCACTCCAACTACCTGAATTTCGCCGAGCGGGCGCGCACCGAGCTGGTGCGCGAACTGGGCGTCAGCCAGCGGAAAATGCTGGAAGACGGTGAGGGAACCGCCTTCGCGGTGCGCTCGGCCAACATGGATTTCCGACGTCCGGCCAAGCTGGACGACCTGCTTTCGGTTCAAACCGAGGTGACTTCCATCGGCGGCGCCAGTATTGAACTGGAGCAGCGGATCATCCGCGCCGAAGACGGAACTGAATTGGTGCGCATCGGGGTGCGCCTGGGCTATATCACCCTGTCCGGCAAACCGGCCCGCATTCCGGCGCCGGTCAGGGAATTGTTCGCGAAGCGGATCAGCGAAAGGCGGTAG
- a CDS encoding 5-formyltetrahydrofolate cyclo-ligase, producing MTEAIAPSAEKTQMRAAARRKRRDAALAHGPAAALALAGLAGALGLAQGSVVAGYWPLEGEIDPLPLMEALASRGHVLALPAVTETGGILEFRRWAPGDALESGPHGTSHPADAPPVTPGALLVPLLAFDRRGFRLGYGGGYYDRTLGGLRRGGALVAVGLAFAAQEVETVPTDSWDIPLDLIATEQGVIVTAGK from the coding sequence ATGACCGAAGCCATCGCCCCTTCCGCCGAAAAGACCCAGATGCGCGCCGCCGCCCGCCGAAAGCGGCGTGACGCCGCCTTGGCCCATGGTCCCGCCGCCGCCCTTGCCCTGGCCGGGCTGGCCGGGGCGCTGGGCTTGGCCCAAGGCAGCGTGGTGGCCGGCTACTGGCCGCTGGAGGGCGAGATCGACCCGTTGCCGCTGATGGAGGCCCTGGCTTCGCGGGGCCATGTCCTGGCCCTGCCGGCGGTGACCGAAACGGGCGGCATCCTGGAATTTCGCCGCTGGGCTCCCGGCGACGCCCTGGAATCCGGGCCGCACGGAACCAGCCATCCCGCCGACGCCCCGCCCGTCACCCCCGGCGCCCTGCTGGTGCCGCTGCTGGCCTTCGACAGAAGGGGGTTCCGTCTGGGCTATGGCGGCGGATACTATGACCGGACCTTGGGCGGCCTGCGCCGGGGCGGGGCGCTTGTCGCCGTCGGCCTGGCCTTCGCCGCCCAGGAGGTGGAAACCGTTCCCACCGATTCCTGGGACATCCCATTGGATCTGATAGCCACGGAGCAGGGCGTGATCGTGACGGCGGGCAAATGA
- a CDS encoding Rrf2 family transcriptional regulator, protein MLSSKAKYGLKAMVYLARHEGLGPVLIADIATSERIPKKFLDAILLEMKNQGLLSSKKGKGGGYILARPAARIMVGDVVRVLDGPLAPVPCVSRTAYRRCEDCADEAACAIRAVMQDVRDAIAAILDNTTLADMTNRRGKPESVLMYDI, encoded by the coding sequence ATGCTGTCGAGCAAGGCGAAATACGGCCTGAAGGCCATGGTCTACCTGGCCCGCCACGAAGGCCTGGGGCCGGTGCTGATCGCCGACATCGCCACGTCGGAACGCATCCCCAAGAAGTTCCTCGACGCCATTCTTCTCGAAATGAAGAACCAGGGCCTGCTGTCGTCCAAGAAGGGCAAGGGCGGCGGCTACATCCTGGCCCGGCCGGCGGCCCGCATCATGGTGGGCGACGTCGTGCGGGTGCTGGACGGGCCGCTGGCCCCGGTGCCCTGCGTGTCGCGCACCGCCTACCGCCGCTGCGAGGATTGCGCCGACGAGGCGGCCTGCGCCATCCGTGCCGTGATGCAGGACGTGCGCGACGCCATCGCCGCCATCCTCGACAACACCACCCTGGCCGATATGACCAACCGGCGCGGCAAGCCGGAATCGGTGCTGATGTACGACATCTGA
- the ruvC gene encoding crossover junction endodeoxyribonuclease RuvC, producing the protein MRILGLDPGLRNTGWGIVDAVDNRLRHVADGVIRPDASADLAERLVQLHDGIMAVIAEFGPDEAAVEETFVNMNPASTLKLGQARGVVLLVPAKAGLPVGEYAATLVKQSVVGTGRAAKEQVGMMVKTLLPGCLAATPDAADALAVAICHAHHRGTQQKLAKAGAR; encoded by the coding sequence ATGAGAATCCTGGGGCTTGATCCTGGGTTGCGCAATACCGGCTGGGGCATCGTCGATGCGGTCGATAACCGTCTGCGCCATGTGGCGGACGGGGTGATCCGTCCCGATGCCTCCGCCGATCTGGCCGAGCGCCTGGTTCAGCTCCATGACGGCATCATGGCGGTGATCGCCGAATTCGGTCCCGACGAGGCGGCGGTCGAGGAAACCTTCGTCAACATGAACCCGGCCAGCACGCTTAAATTGGGCCAGGCCAGGGGTGTAGTGCTGCTGGTGCCCGCCAAGGCCGGCTTGCCGGTGGGCGAATACGCCGCCACCCTGGTCAAGCAATCGGTGGTGGGGACGGGCCGCGCCGCCAAGGAGCAGGTGGGCATGATGGTGAAGACCCTGCTGCCCGGCTGCCTCGCCGCCACGCCCGATGCCGCCGACGCCTTGGCGGTGGCCATCTGCCACGCCCATCATCGCGGCACGCAGCAGAAACTGGCAAAGGCGGGCGCGCGATGA
- a CDS encoding DUF3124 domain-containing protein → MRSALKAALLAAAILCPQGASAEQPMALSKGQVLYVPVYSHISHGNLDGRGKPSELLLSSMLSLRNTDLAHSITVTSARYYDTDGKLLREYLPKPLVLGPMGSSELFVEHKDKSGGSGANFVVEWKAERAVNPPVIETVNAYFFGTQSVAFTSPGRPISPNP, encoded by the coding sequence ATGCGCTCCGCCCTCAAGGCCGCCCTGCTCGCCGCAGCGATCCTCTGCCCCCAGGGGGCCTCGGCGGAACAGCCCATGGCCCTGTCCAAGGGCCAGGTCCTCTACGTCCCGGTCTACTCCCACATCTCGCACGGCAACCTGGACGGACGGGGCAAGCCCTCGGAGCTGCTGCTGTCGTCCATGCTCAGCCTGCGCAACACCGACCTCGCCCATTCCATCACCGTCACCTCGGCGCGCTATTACGACACCGACGGCAAGCTGCTGCGCGAATACCTGCCCAAGCCGCTGGTCCTCGGCCCCATGGGCTCGTCCGAGCTGTTCGTCGAGCACAAGGACAAGAGCGGCGGCAGCGGCGCCAACTTCGTGGTGGAGTGGAAGGCCGAGCGGGCGGTCAATCCGCCGGTCATCGAGACGGTCAACGCCTATTTCTTCGGCACCCAGTCGGTGGCCTTCACCAGCCCCGGCCGCCCCATCTCGCCCAATCCGTGA
- a CDS encoding phospholipid-binding protein MlaC: MMKAVFSVLLAVLLLAVQPARAAGGPEAEALVKQAVADAAATFVGGPFSREVSREKVSALVTKYGDIAFESELILGRYWRKATEAQKDTFTNLLIPFFVATYAELIDNSSGSTQVEVLGSEERQDGVLVKARMILSPEDSVVLSFVIVRSPAGRLVITDVIAEGAGLLTTIRSDFTSVVRNAGGNLDVLFDAMRKKIDLAAK; encoded by the coding sequence ATGATGAAGGCCGTTTTTTCCGTTCTGCTGGCGGTTCTGCTGCTGGCCGTCCAGCCGGCGCGGGCCGCCGGCGGCCCCGAGGCCGAGGCGCTGGTCAAGCAGGCCGTCGCCGATGCGGCGGCCACCTTTGTCGGCGGCCCCTTCAGCCGCGAGGTCAGTCGCGAAAAGGTCAGCGCCCTGGTGACGAAATACGGCGACATCGCTTTCGAATCCGAACTGATCCTGGGCCGTTACTGGCGCAAGGCGACCGAGGCGCAGAAGGATACGTTCACCAATCTGCTGATCCCCTTCTTCGTCGCCACCTATGCCGAACTGATCGACAATTCCTCGGGTTCGACCCAGGTGGAGGTGCTGGGCAGCGAGGAGCGCCAGGACGGCGTGCTGGTCAAGGCCCGCATGATCCTGTCGCCCGAGGACAGCGTGGTTCTGTCCTTCGTCATCGTCCGCAGTCCGGCGGGACGGCTGGTGATCACCGACGTGATCGCCGAGGGGGCCGGATTGCTCACCACCATCCGGTCCGACTTCACCTCGGTGGTGCGCAATGCCGGCGGCAATCTCGACGTGCTGTTCGACGCCATGCGCAAGAAGATCGACCTCGCGGCGAAGTGA
- the ruvA gene encoding Holliday junction branch migration protein RuvA: MIAKLKGLIDSLGDDWAVVDCNGVGYLVACSAKTLARLEVGTAAALFVETQVREDAISLFGFLETGERDWFRLLTTVQGVGAKVALAILSVASPEQLLQIIAAQDKAGLTRANGVGPKLAVRILTELKDKAGKIALGGFHAAAGAVASAAPLPAASGRLEDAVSALVNLGYKRLEAFQAVGETARELGDDADSSALIRAALKRLGKGLLA; this comes from the coding sequence ATGATCGCCAAGCTGAAGGGCCTGATCGATTCGCTGGGTGACGACTGGGCGGTGGTGGATTGCAACGGCGTCGGCTATCTGGTCGCCTGTTCGGCCAAGACCCTGGCGCGGCTGGAGGTGGGCACCGCCGCCGCCCTGTTCGTCGAGACCCAGGTGCGTGAAGACGCCATCTCGCTGTTCGGCTTCCTCGAGACCGGCGAGCGCGACTGGTTCCGCCTGCTGACCACGGTGCAGGGCGTGGGGGCCAAGGTGGCGCTGGCCATCCTGTCGGTGGCCTCGCCCGAGCAGTTGCTGCAGATCATCGCGGCGCAGGACAAGGCCGGACTGACCCGGGCCAACGGCGTGGGGCCGAAGCTGGCGGTGCGTATCCTCACCGAGCTGAAGGACAAGGCGGGCAAGATCGCGCTGGGCGGCTTCCATGCCGCCGCCGGCGCCGTGGCCTCGGCCGCGCCGCTGCCTGCCGCCTCGGGCCGCCTGGAGGACGCCGTCTCCGCCCTGGTCAACCTGGGCTACAAGCGCCTGGAAGCCTTCCAGGCGGTGGGGGAAACCGCCCGCGAGCTGGGTGATGACGCCGATTCGTCGGCCCTGATCCGCGCCGCGCTGAAGCGCCTGGGCAAGGGGCTGCTGGCATGA
- the tolQ gene encoding protein TolQ — protein MDPSQAVGAAGAAAQMDLSMWALFMRADIIVKFVMIALLLASFWCWAIIFDKLMKVRQLSTRADQFEEAFWSGGSLEELYDRIGARPLDPMSSIFVAAMREWRRSAAKGLADRDSTRASLPQRIDRVMSVTLGREMELLERRLGFLASVGSTAPFIGLFGTVWGIMNSFQSIAATKNTSLAVVAPGIAEALFATALGLVAAIPAVIAYNKISTDLDRYSKRLENFAGEFGAILSRQLEEKA, from the coding sequence ATGGATCCTTCTCAGGCAGTAGGGGCGGCCGGAGCGGCGGCGCAGATGGACTTGTCCATGTGGGCGCTGTTCATGCGCGCCGACATCATCGTCAAGTTCGTCATGATCGCCCTGCTTCTGGCCTCGTTCTGGTGCTGGGCCATCATCTTTGACAAGCTGATGAAGGTGCGCCAGCTCAGCACCCGGGCCGACCAGTTCGAGGAAGCCTTCTGGTCGGGCGGCTCGCTGGAGGAGCTGTACGACCGCATCGGCGCCCGGCCGCTGGATCCCATGTCGTCCATCTTCGTGGCCGCCATGCGCGAATGGCGGCGTTCGGCGGCCAAGGGCCTGGCCGACCGCGATTCGACCAGGGCCAGCCTGCCCCAGCGCATCGACCGGGTGATGAGCGTCACCTTGGGCCGCGAGATGGAGCTGCTGGAGCGCCGTCTGGGCTTCCTGGCCTCGGTGGGCTCGACGGCGCCGTTCATCGGCCTGTTCGGCACGGTGTGGGGCATCATGAACTCGTTCCAGTCCATCGCCGCGACCAAGAACACCTCGCTGGCCGTGGTGGCGCCCGGCATCGCCGAGGCGCTGTTCGCCACCGCTCTCGGCCTGGTGGCCGCCATTCCGGCGGTGATCGCCTACAACAAGATCTCCACCGATCTCGACCGCTATTCCAAGCGCCTGGAGAATTTCGCCGGTGAATTCGGCGCCATCCTGTCGCGCCAGCTCGAGGAGAAGGCCTGA
- a CDS encoding cell division protein ZapA: MAVVNVTINGRVYDIACDDSQVARVHVLGREVDARAQHLLSSVGSVSDSRLLVMVGLLLADELAEAREELSKIGGEVGAAAEGDTKLAGLIDSLTRRIEAIAMRLERA, encoded by the coding sequence GTGGCTGTCGTCAACGTCACCATCAACGGCCGGGTCTATGACATCGCCTGCGACGATTCCCAGGTGGCCCGGGTTCATGTCCTGGGGCGCGAGGTGGACGCCCGCGCCCAGCATCTGCTGTCCTCGGTGGGCTCGGTCAGCGATTCCCGCCTGCTGGTCATGGTCGGCCTGCTGCTGGCCGACGAACTGGCCGAGGCCCGCGAGGAGCTGTCCAAGATCGGCGGCGAGGTGGGCGCGGCGGCCGAGGGCGACACCAAGCTGGCCGGGCTGATCGACTCGCTGACCCGGCGCATCGAGGCCATTGCGATGCGCCTCGAAAGAGCCTAG
- a CDS encoding thioredoxin family protein gives MPRLALLFVLILLAPAVQAAQMWDKMAFDAAQAAGSPILVHVTAPWCPTCKAQKPTVDKLESSNPALKVFAVDFDSQKDALAYLGVKSQSTLISYRGKMEIGRSTAVTDPAAITELVVRASH, from the coding sequence ATGCCCCGCCTTGCCCTGCTGTTCGTCCTGATCCTGCTCGCCCCCGCCGTCCAGGCCGCCCAGATGTGGGACAAGATGGCCTTCGACGCGGCCCAGGCCGCCGGCTCGCCCATCCTGGTCCACGTCACCGCGCCCTGGTGCCCCACCTGCAAGGCGCAGAAGCCCACGGTGGACAAGCTGGAATCCTCCAACCCGGCGCTGAAGGTGTTCGCGGTGGATTTCGACAGCCAGAAGGACGCCCTGGCCTATCTCGGCGTGAAGAGCCAGAGCACCCTGATTTCCTACCGCGGCAAGATGGAAATAGGGCGCTCGACGGCGGTCACCGATCCGGCCGCCATCACCGAACTGGTGGTCCGCGCCAGCCATTGA
- a CDS encoding electron transfer flavoprotein subunit alpha/FixB family protein, with product MTVLVIAEHEGGALKAATLNTVSAASKIGGDIHVLVAGSGIGAVAEAASKIAGIAKVLAADAPLYANALAEPLAALVVSLAGGYSHILAPATTGGKNVAPRVAALLDVAQISEITGVVSADTFVRPIYAGNALATVQSKDAVKVITVRGTGFEAAKAEGGSASVEAVASAADPALSAYVGSQLSKSERPELTSARIIISGGRGMQSGDNFHLLEAVADRLGAAVGASRAAVDAGFVPNDFQVGQTGKIVAPDLYIAVGISGAIQHLAGMKDSKVIVAINKDEEAPIFQVADYGLVADLFKVLPEFTAALQSP from the coding sequence ATGACCGTTCTCGTCATTGCCGAGCACGAGGGCGGCGCTCTCAAGGCCGCCACGCTGAACACCGTCTCCGCCGCGTCGAAGATCGGCGGCGACATCCATGTGCTGGTGGCCGGGTCGGGCATCGGCGCCGTGGCCGAGGCCGCGTCCAAGATCGCCGGAATCGCCAAGGTGCTGGCCGCCGACGCGCCGCTTTACGCCAACGCCCTGGCCGAGCCCCTGGCCGCCCTGGTGGTGAGCCTCGCCGGCGGTTACAGCCACATTCTGGCCCCCGCCACCACGGGCGGCAAGAACGTGGCGCCCCGCGTCGCGGCGCTGCTCGACGTGGCCCAGATCTCCGAGATCACCGGGGTGGTGTCGGCCGACACCTTCGTGCGCCCCATCTATGCCGGCAACGCGCTGGCCACCGTGCAGTCCAAGGATGCCGTCAAGGTGATCACCGTGCGCGGCACCGGCTTCGAGGCCGCCAAGGCCGAGGGCGGCTCGGCTTCGGTGGAAGCCGTGGCTTCCGCCGCCGATCCGGCCCTGTCCGCCTATGTGGGCAGCCAGCTGTCCAAGTCCGAGCGGCCCGAGCTGACCTCGGCCCGCATCATCATCTCGGGCGGTCGCGGCATGCAGTCGGGCGACAACTTCCACCTGCTGGAAGCCGTGGCCGACCGCTTGGGCGCCGCGGTCGGTGCCAGCCGCGCCGCCGTGGACGCCGGGTTTGTCCCCAACGACTTCCAGGTGGGCCAGACCGGCAAGATCGTCGCCCCCGACCTCTACATCGCCGTCGGCATCTCGGGCGCCATCCAGCACCTGGCCGGCATGAAGGATTCCAAGGTCATCGTCGCCATCAACAAGGACGAAGAGGCCCCCATCTTCCAGGTCGCCGATTACGGCCTGGTCGCCGACCTCTTCAAGGTCCTGCCTGAATTCACCGCGGCCCTCCAGTCTCCCTGA